The following proteins come from a genomic window of Streptomyces sp. Sge12:
- a CDS encoding agmatine deiminase family protein encodes MNDHAVNRPAGEGMGMGRRRFLAAAGLTAAAAALAATEGRAGAAAAIRPAAAGAFRVPIEDVRHTRTWMAWPDSTSIWGNTLGGVQQDIALIARTIAKYEPVLLCANSASAAKARSMCGPTVTVISTIPVDDCWMRDTGPVFRTNGSGGLDAVGLNFNGWGKKQAHSRDNLVAGRIASYVGVPFTSAALVGEGGAIEQDGAGTLMATRSSLVNKNRNPNKTQAQIESAMLAAYGASKVIWFDGVKGQDITDDHVDATSRFLAPGRAAVQMPLASDSDVYAKDARQQYQILSASTAADGTRMTVDQIQGPDYNRIRSSNPDFLASYANYYLCNGAVISAHFGDTRADTAARATLARLYPGRTVEQLNIDRLGTGGGGIHCVTQQQPVP; translated from the coding sequence ATGAACGATCACGCAGTGAACCGGCCCGCAGGCGAGGGTATGGGCATGGGCAGACGCAGGTTCCTCGCGGCGGCGGGACTCACCGCCGCCGCGGCCGCCCTGGCGGCGACCGAGGGGCGGGCCGGCGCCGCGGCCGCGATCCGCCCGGCGGCGGCGGGCGCCTTCCGTGTGCCGATCGAGGACGTCCGCCACACCCGTACCTGGATGGCCTGGCCGGACAGCACCTCCATCTGGGGCAACACGCTCGGCGGCGTCCAGCAGGACATCGCGCTCATCGCACGCACCATCGCCAAGTACGAGCCCGTCCTCCTCTGCGCCAACTCCGCCAGCGCCGCCAAGGCCCGCTCGATGTGCGGCCCCACCGTCACCGTCATCAGCACCATCCCCGTCGACGACTGCTGGATGCGCGACACGGGACCCGTCTTCCGCACCAACGGATCCGGCGGCCTGGACGCCGTCGGCCTCAACTTCAACGGCTGGGGCAAGAAGCAGGCCCACTCCCGGGACAACCTGGTCGCCGGACGGATCGCCTCCTATGTCGGGGTCCCCTTCACCTCCGCCGCCCTGGTGGGCGAGGGCGGTGCGATCGAACAGGACGGCGCCGGCACCCTGATGGCCACCCGCAGCAGCCTGGTGAACAAGAACCGCAACCCCAACAAGACCCAGGCGCAGATCGAGTCCGCGATGCTCGCCGCGTACGGCGCCTCCAAGGTCATCTGGTTCGACGGGGTGAAGGGCCAGGACATCACCGACGACCACGTCGACGCGACCTCGCGCTTCCTCGCCCCCGGCCGGGCCGCCGTCCAGATGCCCCTGGCCTCGGACAGCGACGTGTACGCCAAGGACGCGCGCCAGCAGTACCAGATCCTGTCGGCGTCCACCGCCGCCGACGGCACGCGCATGACGGTCGATCAGATCCAGGGCCCGGACTACAACCGGATCCGCTCCTCCAACCCGGACTTCCTCGCCTCCTACGCCAACTACTACCTGTGCAACGGCGCAGTCATCAGCGCCCACTTCGGCGACACCCGGGCCGACACCGCGGCCAGAGCCACCCTCGCCCGGCTCTACCCGGGCCGCACCGTCGAGCAGCTCAACATCGACCGGCTCGGCACCGGCGGCGGCGGGATCCACTGCGTCACCCAGCAGCAGCCCGTCCCGTAG
- a CDS encoding ABC transporter ATP-binding protein, with product MPDNGPGPRETVLEVTGLHRSYGAVRAVDDVSFVLPEGGSLGIVGESGSGKTTTARIVVGLERADEGEVLVGGRNRTARGAGRRRARRLARAREVQMVFQDPYLSLDPRTGVEAALRETLRLHFPGRDHAKRIRELLDQVGLGTRAADALPRQLSGGQRQRVAIARALAVEPSVLVLDEAVAALDVSVQAQILNLLADIREQTGIAYLFITHDLGVVRCVTDEIVVMRHGRIVEAGATTEVLAAPRHPYTRLLLESVPRPGWDPEAIAAARRAL from the coding sequence ATGCCCGATAACGGACCCGGACCTCGCGAGACCGTCCTGGAGGTCACGGGGCTCCACCGCTCCTACGGAGCCGTGCGCGCCGTCGACGACGTGTCCTTCGTCCTTCCCGAGGGCGGCTCGCTGGGGATCGTGGGGGAGTCCGGCTCCGGCAAGACCACCACCGCGCGGATCGTCGTCGGCCTGGAACGCGCCGACGAGGGCGAGGTCCTCGTGGGCGGCCGGAACCGGACCGCGCGGGGCGCGGGCCGCCGGCGCGCCCGGCGGCTGGCCCGCGCCCGTGAGGTCCAGATGGTCTTCCAGGACCCCTACCTCTCCCTCGACCCGCGCACCGGCGTCGAGGCGGCCCTGCGGGAGACCCTGCGCCTGCACTTCCCGGGCCGCGACCACGCGAAGCGGATACGGGAGTTGCTCGACCAGGTGGGTCTGGGCACCCGGGCCGCCGACGCCCTGCCGCGCCAGCTGTCCGGCGGCCAGCGCCAGCGCGTCGCCATCGCCCGGGCCCTGGCGGTCGAGCCGTCCGTCCTCGTCCTGGACGAGGCGGTCGCCGCGCTCGACGTATCCGTACAGGCGCAGATCCTCAACCTGCTCGCGGACATCAGGGAGCAGACCGGCATCGCGTACCTGTTCATCACCCACGACCTGGGCGTCGTACGGTGCGTCACCGACGAGATCGTGGTGATGCGGCACGGCCGGATCGTCGAGGCGGGCGCCACGACCGAGGTGCTGGCCGCGCCCCGGCACCCGTACACGCGGCTCCTGCTGGAGTCGGTGCCGCGCCCCGGATGGGACCCCGAGGCGATCGCCGCCGCCCGCAGGGCGCTGTAA
- a CDS encoding ABC transporter ATP-binding protein: protein MNTTPPTPPAPTLDIQGLRITLPGTARPVLDGVDLTVATGETVALVGESGSGKSLTSRSALRLLPPGAVVEGAVRVGGEDVLTMNAAQLRAVRASAVAMVFQDPRASVNPLRRIGDFLTESATLTKAMSRAAATARATELLAAVGLDAAVLRKYPGQVSGGMLQRVVIAAALMGDPSLLLADEPTTALDVTSQAEVVALLAGLRARFGTGLLFVTHDLDLAAAISDRVYVMYAGRIAESGPAETLFARPRHPYTAALLASTPRMDGPRGRLAAIEGQPPDLRQELHGCAFAARCPLATEVCDQHVPLPVAARDTPGHLAACHHSDRLEGSTVDAR, encoded by the coding sequence ATGAACACCACGCCACCGACGCCACCGGCGCCCACCCTCGACATCCAGGGGCTGCGGATCACCCTGCCCGGTACCGCCCGGCCCGTCCTCGACGGAGTCGACCTCACCGTCGCCACCGGTGAGACCGTCGCCCTCGTCGGCGAGTCCGGTTCCGGCAAGAGCCTCACCTCGCGCAGCGCACTGCGCCTGCTGCCGCCCGGAGCCGTCGTCGAAGGAGCCGTACGGGTCGGCGGCGAGGACGTCCTCACCATGAACGCCGCGCAGCTGCGCGCCGTACGCGCCTCCGCCGTCGCCATGGTCTTCCAGGACCCGCGCGCCTCCGTCAACCCGCTGCGCCGCATCGGGGACTTCCTCACCGAGAGCGCCACGCTGACCAAGGCCATGAGCCGGGCGGCCGCGACCGCGCGCGCCACCGAACTCCTGGCGGCGGTGGGCCTGGACGCCGCCGTGCTGCGCAAGTACCCCGGCCAGGTCTCCGGCGGCATGCTCCAGCGCGTGGTGATCGCGGCGGCCCTCATGGGCGACCCCTCGCTCCTGCTGGCCGACGAGCCCACCACCGCACTGGACGTCACCTCCCAGGCCGAGGTCGTCGCGCTGCTGGCCGGACTGCGCGCCCGCTTCGGCACCGGCCTGCTGTTCGTCACGCACGACCTCGACCTGGCGGCGGCCATCAGCGACCGGGTCTACGTCATGTACGCGGGCCGGATCGCCGAGAGCGGGCCCGCCGAGACCCTCTTCGCGCGGCCCCGCCACCCGTACACGGCCGCCCTGCTGGCCTCCACCCCGCGGATGGACGGCCCCCGCGGCCGGCTCGCCGCCATCGAGGGCCAGCCGCCGGACCTGCGCCAGGAACTGCACGGCTGTGCCTTCGCCGCCCGCTGCCCGCTCGCCACGGAGGTCTGCGACCAGCACGTTCCGCTGCCGGTGGCCGCCCGGGACACGCCGGGGCACCTGGCCGCCTGCCACCACAGCGACCGGCTCGAAGGGAGCACCGTCGATGCCCGATAA
- a CDS encoding ABC transporter permease has product MSFVRFALRRVAEMAATLLTASFVVFAAMYLAPGNPASFLLAGRSASPEALAAINAQYHLDDPFLVRYFRWLGDILQGDFGRSITYRTDVSRLLADRLPTTLTLIVMSLLVVVAIGLFLGRVAAVRGGATDSTILVTTTLAVGTPSFVAAVLLQGLFAVNLGWFPSSGTGDGGLGELLRHLTLPSIALALYLIGMLARVTRSAMLEALDSEHVTVARSRGVPERQVIRRHVFRNSLGTVLTTGGLIVSTLLVCTILVETAFSIGGIGQLLELSTTTKDFPTVQAISLIILALFMVVNLVVDLLLPLVDPRVTLGTRSAAV; this is encoded by the coding sequence GTGAGTTTCGTCCGATTCGCGCTGCGGCGGGTGGCGGAGATGGCCGCCACCCTCCTGACCGCCTCGTTCGTGGTCTTCGCGGCGATGTACCTGGCACCGGGCAACCCGGCGAGCTTCCTGCTCGCCGGCCGCTCGGCCTCCCCGGAGGCCCTCGCCGCGATCAACGCCCAGTACCACCTGGACGATCCCTTCCTCGTCCGGTACTTCCGGTGGCTCGGCGACATCCTCCAGGGCGACTTCGGGCGGTCGATCACCTACCGCACCGACGTCTCGCGCCTCTTGGCGGACCGGCTGCCCACCACCCTGACGCTCATCGTGATGTCGCTCCTCGTGGTCGTCGCCATCGGACTGTTCCTCGGCCGGGTCGCCGCCGTCCGCGGCGGGGCCACCGACTCCACCATCCTCGTCACCACGACCCTCGCCGTCGGCACCCCGTCCTTCGTCGCGGCGGTCCTGCTCCAAGGCCTCTTCGCCGTCAACCTCGGCTGGTTCCCCAGCAGCGGCACGGGGGACGGCGGCCTCGGGGAGCTGCTCCGGCACCTCACGCTCCCCTCGATCGCCCTCGCGCTCTACCTGATCGGCATGCTCGCCCGGGTCACCCGCTCCGCCATGCTCGAAGCCCTCGACAGCGAGCACGTCACCGTGGCCCGCAGCCGCGGCGTCCCCGAACGGCAGGTCATCCGGCGGCACGTCTTCCGCAACTCCCTCGGCACCGTCCTGACCACCGGCGGCCTGATCGTCTCCACGCTGCTGGTGTGCACCATCCTGGTCGAGACGGCCTTCAGCATCGGCGGCATCGGCCAGCTCCTCGAACTGTCCACCACCACCAAGGACTTCCCGACCGTCCAGGCCATCTCCCTGATCATCCTCGCCCTCTTCATGGTCGTGAACCTGGTCGTGGACCTCCTGCTGCCCCTGGTCGACCCCAGGGTCACCCTCGGAACGAGGAGCGCCGCCGTATGA
- a CDS encoding ABC transporter permease — MTAVLTRRPGLSRIRAAGSPLHLVCLALVAVVVLAALLAPWLVPHDPNAVDLGNALAAPSAAHPFGVDAAGRDTLSRLLLGARTSLLGPLGVVAFSTVAGIAVGTAAAWRGGWIDSVLSRSTELVFAFPGMLLAILIISVYGEGLLAPVIALAVAYLPYVSRLTRSLVLAERSRPYVSAYQVQGHSALQICLRHILPNIAPVVLAQSTINFGYALMDLAGLSFLGLGVPALTPDWGRMVFDGQTAIQHGYPLSAILPCAFIVLTVVAFNVVGERWADRVARRDR; from the coding sequence ATGACCGCCGTCCTGACCCGCCGGCCCGGCCTCTCCCGGATCCGCGCCGCAGGCTCCCCGCTCCACCTGGTCTGCCTGGCCCTCGTCGCCGTCGTCGTGCTCGCGGCCCTGCTCGCACCCTGGCTCGTACCCCACGACCCCAACGCCGTCGACCTGGGCAACGCCCTCGCCGCGCCCTCCGCCGCCCACCCCTTCGGCGTGGACGCCGCCGGCCGTGACACCCTCTCCCGGCTGCTGCTCGGCGCCCGCACCTCACTGCTCGGACCGCTCGGGGTCGTCGCCTTCTCCACCGTCGCCGGCATCGCCGTCGGCACGGCCGCGGCCTGGCGGGGAGGCTGGATCGACTCCGTCCTCTCCCGCAGCACCGAGCTCGTCTTCGCCTTCCCCGGCATGCTGCTGGCCATCCTGATCATCTCGGTCTACGGAGAAGGACTGCTCGCCCCGGTCATCGCCCTCGCCGTGGCCTACCTGCCCTACGTCAGCCGCCTCACCCGCTCCCTGGTCCTGGCCGAACGATCCCGCCCGTACGTCAGCGCCTACCAGGTCCAGGGCCACTCGGCGCTGCAGATCTGCCTGCGCCACATCCTGCCCAACATCGCCCCCGTCGTCCTCGCCCAGTCCACCATCAACTTCGGCTACGCCCTGATGGACCTGGCCGGACTGTCCTTCCTCGGGCTCGGCGTACCCGCCCTCACCCCCGACTGGGGCCGCATGGTCTTCGACGGACAGACCGCCATCCAGCACGGCTACCCGCTGTCCGCGATCCTGCCCTGCGCCTTCATCGTGCTGACCGTGGTCGCCTTCAACGTGGTCGGCGAACGCTGGGCCGACCGTGTCGCCAGGAGAGACAGATGA
- a CDS encoding TetR/AcrR family transcriptional regulator — protein sequence MAAVAKDSGDRPAPPVRAGRPRASAKGEQTRARLIAAARTLLAGELSEGFTTRNVAALSGVSHGMCHYHFQDRTDLVLAVIEDIRPEWIAPLEAAVSDPGSFAERTERVVELLGRPEGAELSHLHSALHWQALNDPRVRESLEVEYRRWRACFVALFQVLADERGGGLDPRPLGLAVAAAVDGLAAMDSLGGDGGTEPVLRTLIRTLAAGACSGRPGA from the coding sequence ATGGCAGCTGTCGCGAAGGACTCCGGAGACCGGCCCGCTCCCCCCGTACGGGCCGGCCGGCCACGGGCCTCGGCGAAGGGCGAGCAGACCCGGGCACGGCTGATCGCCGCCGCACGGACCCTGCTCGCGGGTGAGCTGAGCGAGGGCTTCACCACCCGCAACGTCGCGGCACTGTCCGGTGTTTCGCACGGGATGTGCCACTACCACTTCCAGGACCGGACCGATCTCGTCCTCGCGGTCATCGAGGACATCCGCCCCGAGTGGATCGCTCCGCTGGAGGCGGCGGTGTCCGATCCCGGCTCGTTCGCCGAGCGCACCGAGCGCGTCGTCGAGCTGCTCGGCCGGCCCGAGGGCGCCGAGCTCTCCCACCTCCATTCCGCCCTGCACTGGCAGGCCCTCAACGACCCGCGGGTCCGGGAGAGCCTGGAGGTCGAGTACCGGCGCTGGCGCGCCTGTTTCGTCGCCCTCTTCCAGGTCCTGGCCGACGAGCGCGGCGGCGGCCTCGACCCGCGCCCCCTGGGGCTGGCCGTGGCCGCCGCCGTCGACGGACTGGCGGCCATGGACTCCCTCGGCGGCGACGGCGGTACGGAGCCGGTCCTGCGCACGTTGATCCGTACGCTCGCCGCCGGGGCCTGCTCCGGCCGGCCCGGGGCCTGA
- a CDS encoding ABC transporter ATP-binding protein, translating to MGTPGSAEGSPGRGSVLLALRYYGRELARLRWLTAPAMLLPALGNIGINYIAPLIVAKLVGRISGGGSTTVDAMLPYVLGFAGVLLLAEALWRVGLHCLNRLDARGIEHLYVVGMDELFAKDAAFFHDNFAGSLTKRVLSFASRFEEFVDTLTFSVMGSFVPLLFASVVLWQYDPLLVAGLLVLIAVTALGVAPLIRRRQTLVAQREEAIARVSGHVADSLMNMDTVRAFAAEEREAAEHRSRVAQSRRLTLRSWDYGNLRIDTVVAPMSVLTNALGLLLAVTLGGGEHGVEAVIVAFTYYASATRIMFEFNQIYRRLESSMTEAGQFTELLLTPPTVVDPVSPEPLRPGPRDVRFERVTFAHGGGKPLFEGLDLDVPGGTKIGLVGRSGGGKTTLTRLLMRMTDIEAGRILIGGQDISRLRQADLRSLIAYVPQDPAMFHRTLRENIAFARPDATEAEIRRAAEAAHVTEFTEALPDGFDTMVGERGVKLSGGQRQRVALARAILRDAPILLLDEATSALDSESEILVQEALWRLMEGRTALVVAHRLSTVANMDRLVVLDRGRIVEHGTHQELLASEGAYAKLWQHQSGGFLDGTAAAHSDVG from the coding sequence ATGGGAACGCCTGGATCGGCCGAAGGTTCACCGGGCAGGGGCTCGGTACTCCTCGCACTTCGCTACTACGGACGGGAGTTGGCCCGCCTTCGCTGGCTGACCGCTCCCGCGATGCTGCTCCCGGCGCTGGGCAACATCGGCATCAACTACATCGCGCCGCTGATCGTCGCCAAGCTCGTCGGCCGCATCTCCGGCGGCGGCAGCACCACCGTCGACGCCATGCTGCCGTACGTCCTCGGCTTCGCCGGGGTGCTGCTGCTCGCGGAAGCGCTGTGGCGCGTCGGGCTGCACTGCCTCAACCGCCTCGACGCCCGCGGCATCGAGCACCTCTACGTGGTCGGCATGGACGAACTGTTCGCCAAGGACGCCGCGTTCTTCCACGACAACTTCGCCGGATCGCTGACCAAACGGGTGCTGAGCTTCGCCTCCCGCTTCGAGGAGTTCGTCGACACCCTGACCTTCTCGGTCATGGGCAGCTTCGTACCGCTGCTGTTCGCCTCCGTCGTGCTCTGGCAGTACGACCCGCTGCTCGTGGCCGGGTTGCTCGTCCTGATCGCCGTGACCGCGCTGGGCGTGGCGCCGCTGATCCGGCGCCGCCAGACCCTCGTCGCCCAGCGCGAGGAGGCCATCGCCCGGGTGTCGGGCCACGTCGCCGACAGCCTGATGAACATGGACACGGTCCGGGCGTTCGCCGCCGAGGAGCGCGAGGCCGCCGAACACCGGTCGCGCGTCGCGCAGTCGCGCCGGCTCACCCTGCGTTCCTGGGACTACGGCAACCTGCGCATCGACACGGTGGTCGCGCCGATGTCCGTACTGACCAACGCACTGGGACTGCTCCTCGCCGTCACGCTGGGCGGGGGCGAACACGGCGTGGAGGCGGTCATCGTCGCCTTCACCTACTACGCCAGCGCCACGCGGATCATGTTCGAGTTCAACCAGATCTACCGCCGCCTGGAGAGCTCGATGACGGAGGCCGGGCAGTTCACCGAACTGCTCCTGACGCCGCCGACCGTGGTCGACCCGGTCTCGCCCGAACCGCTGCGGCCCGGGCCCCGCGACGTCCGCTTCGAACGGGTCACCTTCGCCCACGGCGGCGGGAAGCCCCTCTTCGAGGGACTCGACCTCGACGTGCCCGGCGGGACGAAGATCGGCCTCGTCGGCCGCTCGGGTGGCGGCAAGACCACGCTCACCCGGCTGCTGATGCGGATGACGGACATCGAGGCCGGCCGGATCCTGATCGGCGGCCAGGACATCAGCCGACTGCGCCAGGCCGACCTGCGCAGCCTGATCGCCTACGTCCCGCAGGACCCGGCGATGTTCCACCGCACCCTGCGGGAGAACATCGCCTTCGCCCGCCCGGACGCCACCGAGGCCGAGATCCGCCGGGCGGCCGAGGCGGCGCACGTCACGGAGTTCACCGAGGCCCTGCCGGACGGCTTCGACACCATGGTCGGCGAGCGCGGCGTCAAGCTGTCCGGGGGGCAGCGCCAGCGCGTCGCGCTCGCCCGGGCGATCCTGCGCGACGCGCCGATCCTGCTGCTCGACGAGGCGACCAGCGCCCTCGACTCCGAGAGCGAGATCCTGGTCCAGGAGGCGCTGTGGCGGCTCATGGAGGGACGGACGGCCCTCGTGGTGGCCCACCGGCTGAGCACGGTCGCGAACATGGACCGGCTCGTCGTCCTCGACCGCGGACGCATCGTCGAGCACGGCACGCACCAGGAGCTGCTCGCCTCGGAGGGCGCCTACGCGAAGCTGTGGCAGCACCAGTCGGGGGGCTTTCTCGACGGCACCGCCGCCGCACACTCCGACGTCGGCTGA
- a CDS encoding ABC transporter substrate-binding protein yields MTTSLPRTGRRPGGRRGRLGSVAAAATATLTSVSLLAACSGPPKNENGGVTDLKLSATTPEARGEIDSFTWAVYAEPPTLDYTMAFDYPQNTVLSNVCESLMRWTPGLTTEPGLAQKASNPDPTTWVYDLRPGVRFHDGKEMTADDVVFSLGRQTDPDNAAAWAQVFQNVASITKSGPLQVTVKLNKPDSQFPQYMATAAGVVASKAAVEAAGKDYGTTGGLGCSGPFKLGTWNKGQSIELERFDTYWGTKAKSKKAVFRVLTDPSARTNALLSGEADGGYLIPTESYARLRSSGAGTLYFGEGLSTVNVNVTNMQGPLGDIRVRRALSLALDRSGFVKAGLGGAGTVTNSLTTRAAWAAAPESTLKTAFDGLPPTGQDIDKAKALVAEAGATGKTLTVATSSIGQDVSLLATAVQSAGTRIGLDIQLKTIAPNAFTALFTDPQAREGIDMFPLTYYDSITDPLDLLQNFKTGAYMNFAGHSDPEYDKLVDRASAVYPTEQRMEIEAKLQHRASEQLLWIPVAEWPTALFLNKRITGAPTTISYMYYPWAADVGAAQ; encoded by the coding sequence ATGACCACCTCCCTGCCCCGCACCGGCAGACGCCCGGGCGGCCGGCGCGGCCGGCTCGGCTCCGTTGCCGCGGCCGCGACCGCCACCCTGACGTCCGTCTCCCTGCTCGCGGCCTGCTCCGGGCCCCCGAAGAACGAGAACGGCGGTGTCACCGACCTCAAGCTGTCGGCCACCACCCCCGAGGCCCGCGGCGAGATCGACTCCTTCACCTGGGCCGTGTACGCCGAACCGCCCACGCTCGACTACACGATGGCCTTCGACTACCCGCAGAACACCGTCCTGTCCAACGTGTGCGAGAGCCTGATGCGCTGGACGCCGGGCCTCACCACGGAGCCCGGCCTCGCCCAGAAGGCGTCCAACCCGGACCCCACCACCTGGGTCTACGACCTGCGTCCCGGCGTGCGCTTCCACGACGGCAAGGAGATGACCGCCGACGACGTGGTCTTCAGCCTCGGCCGCCAGACGGACCCCGACAACGCCGCCGCCTGGGCCCAGGTGTTCCAGAACGTCGCCTCGATCACGAAGAGCGGGCCGCTCCAGGTCACCGTCAAGCTCAACAAGCCGGACTCGCAGTTTCCCCAGTACATGGCCACCGCCGCCGGAGTCGTCGCGTCCAAGGCCGCGGTCGAGGCCGCCGGCAAGGACTACGGCACCACGGGCGGCCTCGGCTGCAGCGGCCCCTTCAAGCTCGGCACGTGGAACAAGGGCCAGTCGATCGAACTGGAGCGCTTCGACACCTACTGGGGCACCAAGGCCAAGTCGAAGAAGGCCGTCTTCCGCGTCCTGACCGACCCCTCCGCCCGTACGAACGCCCTGCTCAGCGGCGAGGCCGACGGCGGCTACCTGATCCCCACCGAGAGCTACGCCCGCCTGCGGAGCAGCGGCGCCGGCACCCTCTACTTCGGCGAGGGCCTCAGTACGGTCAACGTCAACGTCACCAACATGCAGGGCCCGCTCGGTGACATCCGCGTCCGCCGGGCGCTGTCCCTGGCACTGGACCGCTCCGGGTTCGTCAAGGCCGGACTCGGCGGAGCGGGCACCGTCACCAACTCCCTCACCACCCGCGCCGCCTGGGCCGCCGCCCCCGAGAGCACCCTGAAAACAGCCTTCGACGGCCTGCCGCCCACCGGCCAGGACATCGACAAGGCCAAGGCGCTGGTCGCGGAGGCCGGCGCGACCGGCAAAACACTGACGGTGGCCACCAGTTCCATAGGCCAAGACGTGTCGCTCCTCGCCACCGCGGTCCAGTCGGCCGGCACCCGCATCGGCCTGGACATCCAGCTGAAGACGATCGCCCCGAACGCCTTCACCGCACTGTTCACCGATCCCCAGGCGCGCGAGGGCATCGACATGTTCCCGCTGACCTACTACGACTCGATCACCGACCCGCTCGACCTGCTGCAGAACTTCAAGACCGGCGCGTACATGAACTTCGCCGGCCACAGCGACCCCGAGTACGACAAGCTCGTCGACCGGGCCAGCGCCGTCTACCCGACCGAGCAGCGGATGGAGATCGAGGCGAAGCTCCAGCACCGGGCCTCGGAACAGCTCCTGTGGATCCCGGTCGCCGAATGGCCCACCGCGCTGTTCCTGAACAAGCGGATCACCGGGGCCCCCACCACCATCTCGTACATGTACTACCCGTGGGCCGCCGACGTGGGGGCCGCGCAGTGA
- a CDS encoding agmatine deiminase family protein — protein sequence MTEFRMPAEWSRHDGCLMAWPTREELWGSVLAEVKEEYANVARAIAAFEPVTMVAPPGFVEDARALCGDGDGVTVIELPLDDSWFRDSAPLFVLDGDGNRAGVDFRFNAWGRKHHPFDSDDRISGLLLEHLGVDRIPSGMILEGGAITVDGEGTLITTEQCLLHPNRNPGMNRDQIEAELKSRLGVTKVVWLPYGGLLDTETDGHVDGVCAFAAPGTVVISLPSDPDHPDYARMRANRAVLEATTDARGRRLEIIEVPQTAFADVADGEIEVSYLNYYVANGGVVVPVAGVPQDEEALAVIATAYPGRKVVGVRALAIAFGGGGVHCITQQVPTVRTTG from the coding sequence ATGACCGAATTCCGTATGCCCGCCGAGTGGTCCCGGCACGACGGCTGCCTGATGGCCTGGCCCACCCGCGAGGAACTGTGGGGCAGCGTGCTCGCCGAGGTGAAGGAGGAGTACGCGAACGTCGCCCGCGCCATCGCCGCGTTCGAGCCCGTGACGATGGTCGCCCCGCCCGGCTTCGTCGAGGACGCCCGCGCGCTGTGCGGCGACGGGGACGGCGTCACCGTCATCGAGCTGCCGCTCGACGACTCCTGGTTCCGCGACTCCGCCCCGCTCTTCGTGCTCGACGGCGACGGCAACCGCGCCGGCGTCGACTTCCGGTTCAACGCCTGGGGCCGCAAGCACCACCCGTTCGACTCCGACGACCGGATCAGCGGTCTGCTGCTGGAGCACCTCGGGGTCGACCGCATCCCCTCCGGAATGATCCTGGAGGGCGGAGCGATCACCGTCGACGGCGAGGGCACGCTGATCACCACCGAGCAGTGCCTCCTGCACCCCAACCGCAACCCCGGCATGAACCGCGACCAGATCGAGGCCGAGCTGAAGTCCCGGCTCGGGGTCACCAAGGTGGTGTGGCTCCCGTACGGCGGCCTGCTCGACACCGAGACCGACGGCCACGTCGACGGCGTCTGCGCCTTCGCCGCCCCCGGCACGGTCGTCATCTCGCTGCCCTCCGACCCGGACCACCCCGACTACGCCCGCATGCGCGCCAACCGTGCGGTGCTGGAGGCCACCACCGACGCCCGCGGCCGCCGCCTGGAGATCATCGAGGTGCCGCAGACGGCCTTCGCCGACGTCGCCGACGGCGAGATCGAGGTGTCCTACCTCAACTACTACGTCGCCAACGGCGGCGTGGTCGTCCCGGTGGCCGGAGTGCCGCAGGACGAGGAGGCCCTCGCCGTGATCGCCACGGCCTACCCGGGCCGCAAGGTCGTCGGGGTCCGTGCGCTCGCCATCGCCTTCGGCGGCGGCGGCGTCCACTGCATCACCCAGCAGGTCCCCACCGTGCGGACCACCGGCTGA